One Cololabis saira isolate AMF1-May2022 chromosome 18, fColSai1.1, whole genome shotgun sequence genomic region harbors:
- the LOC133464600 gene encoding terminal nucleotidyltransferase 5A-like — translation MDEKAERAAADSCAGSGESISLSVLNWEQVQRLDTILTGSIPIHGRWNFPTLEVKPRDIVKVVRSRMEEKRIHVREVRLNGSAASYVLHEDSGLGWKDLDLIFCAELKGEMEFQIVKELVLDSLLDFLPEGVNKEKITPVTLKEAYVQKMVKVCNDSDRWSLISLSNNRGKNVELKFVDSLRRQFEFSVDSFQIRLDSLLLFYECSEHPMAATFHPTILGESVYGDFPTALDHLRKRLICTRSPEEIRGGGLLKYCHLLVRGFRAASDSEMKLLQRYMCSRFFIDFPDISEQRRKLESYLQNHFVDLEDRKYDYLATLYDVVQESTVCLMGHERRQTLSLISSLALRVLAEQNAIPNAANVTCFYQPAPYVSDGNFSNYYIAQVQPIYSCPPSPPQQYLPPLQHPFYATWLPCN, via the exons ATGGACGAGAAGGCTGAGCGCGCTGCAGCCGACAGCTGCGCGGGGAGCGGGGAGAGCATCAGCCTCAGCGTGCTCAACTGGGAGCAAGTGCAGCGGCTGGACACCATCCTCACCGGCTCCATCCCCATCCACGGCCGATGGAACTTCCCCACCCTGGAGGTGAAGCCGCGGGACATCGTGAAGGTGGTGCGGAGCCGCATGGAGGAGAAGCGGATACATGTCCGGGAGGTGCGCCTGAACGGATCCGCGGCCAGCTACGTCCTGCATGAAGACAGCGGTCTGGGATGGAAAGACCTGGACCTAATATTCTGCGCTGAGTTGAAGGGGGAAATGGAGTTTCAGATAGTCAAAGAGTTGGTTCTGGACTCTCTTCTAGACTTCTTGCCTGAGGGAGTGAATAAAGAAAAGATCACACCCGTGACCTTAAAG GAGGCATATGTTCAGAAGATGGTGAAAGtgtgtaatgactcagatcgcTGGAGTCTCATCTCACTCTCCAACAACCGCGGCAAGAATGTGGAGCTCAAGTTTGTGGACTCTCTCCGGCGGCAGTTCGAGTTCAGTGTGGATTCCTTCCAGATCCGCTTGgactccctcctcctcttctacGAGTGCTCTGAGCACCCAATGGCGGCCACCTTCCACCCCACCATCCTTGGGGAAAGCGTCTATGGTGACTTTCCAACCGCCCTCGACCACCTGCGCAAGCGCCTCATCTGCACCAGGAGCCCTGAGGAGATTCGGGGCGGGGGCTTGTTGAAGTACTGCCACCTGCTGGTTAGGGGTTTCCGAGCGGCATCGGACTCTGAGATGAAGCTGCTCCAGCGATACATGTGCTCACGCTTCTTCATAGATTTCCCCGACATTAGCGAACAGAGGAGAAAGCTAGAGTCCTACCTGCAGAACCACTTTGTGGACCTAGAAGACAGGAAGTATGACTATCTGGCCACGCTGTATGACGTGGTGCAGGAGAGCACTGTGTGCCTGATGGGACACGAGAGGCGCCAGACGCTCAGCCTCATCTCATCACTGGCACTTCGCGTTTTGGCCGAACAGAACGCGATCCCCAACGCTGCCAACGTAACCTGCTTCTACCAACCAGCTCCTTATGTATCAGATGGCAACTTCAGCAACTATTACATAGCACAAGTTCAGCCAATCTACTCTTGTCCACCTTCACCTCCTCAGCAATACCTTCCTCCTTTGCAACATCCCTTCTATGCCACATGGTTGCCCTGTAATTAA